A region of Pirellulaceae bacterium DNA encodes the following proteins:
- a CDS encoding response regulator translates to MAKKVLDVGNCVPDHEAIRTLIVSHFDAEVVQAHGLDDALQTLRQGCFDLILINRRLDRDNSEGLVVLAAIKADSELASVPTMLVTNFEDHQQTAINAGAVAGFGKLALNESSTVDKLAEWLSG, encoded by the coding sequence ATGGCAAAAAAAGTCTTAGATGTGGGCAACTGTGTCCCAGACCACGAAGCGATCCGAACTTTGATCGTGAGCCACTTTGACGCGGAAGTCGTTCAGGCTCATGGTCTGGACGATGCGCTGCAGACTCTCCGGCAAGGTTGTTTTGATCTAATCTTAATTAACCGCAGACTCGATCGGGATAACAGCGAGGGACTCGTCGTCTTAGCAGCAATCAAGGCTGATTCTGAGCTCGCCTCGGTACCAACGATGTTAGTCACCAATTTCGAAGATCATCAGCAAACGGCGATCAATGCGGGAGCTGTCGCCGGCTTTGGCAAGTTGGCCCTGAATGAGAGCTCAACGGTTGACAAATTGGCTGAGTGGCTGAGTGGCTGA
- a CDS encoding PQQ-binding-like beta-propeller repeat protein, producing MTSRRRNLRARRTVSALVAAFMLGSLTVNLIPSERPFLTVTANDRNGSVTETQAVAAATRLRDEIQNGDWSQWGGNSYRNNAPAGENICIDWDCGRFDRRSGEWINDKAENIKWVARVGSQTYGNPVVAGGQVYVGTNNGAGYVDRYPAKVDLGCLLCFNEKDGKFLWQHSSEKLPTGRVHDWPLQGICCAPLVEGKRLWFVTSRGEVLCLDTEGFYDDENDGPFKEESATSKEDADIIWSFNMMKDLGVSQHNMCSCSVTSWGDYLLVNTSNGLDESHINLPAPEAPSFICMNKNTGEVYWTDNSPGENILHGQWSSPAVGELGGVPQVIFAGGDGWVYSFKVSKGKDGKGELLWKFDANPKDSKWILGGRGTRNNIIATPVIYDGRVYVAVGQDPEHGEGIGHLWCIDPTKRGDVSPELAVNVADRSKSIEHRRIQAVIEEEGDVVVDNPNSAVIWHYDRFDQNGDGEIEFEETMHRSCGTVAIKDNLLYIADFSGLFHCLDAKTGKIHWTYDMLAAAWGSPLIVEDHVYIGDEDGDVCIFDLTSEPHEPIAEINMGNSVYSTPIVANNVLFIANKTHLFAIEPSKKDEEASN from the coding sequence ATGACTTCACGTCGACGTAATCTGCGAGCACGTCGTACCGTCTCGGCACTAGTCGCTGCGTTTATGCTCGGATCTCTGACCGTCAACTTGATTCCCAGTGAACGACCTTTTTTGACCGTTACCGCGAACGATCGCAATGGGTCAGTGACCGAAACTCAAGCTGTAGCAGCCGCAACACGCCTGCGCGACGAAATCCAAAACGGCGACTGGAGCCAATGGGGTGGAAACTCCTATCGGAACAATGCGCCCGCCGGTGAAAACATTTGCATCGACTGGGATTGCGGCCGATTCGACCGCCGTTCCGGCGAATGGATCAACGACAAAGCCGAAAACATCAAGTGGGTAGCCCGAGTTGGAAGCCAAACCTACGGCAATCCAGTCGTGGCCGGCGGTCAAGTTTACGTGGGGACCAACAATGGAGCCGGTTATGTGGATCGCTATCCGGCCAAAGTCGATTTAGGTTGCTTACTCTGCTTCAATGAAAAGGACGGTAAATTTCTTTGGCAACACTCCAGTGAAAAGCTGCCCACCGGGCGCGTGCATGACTGGCCGCTGCAGGGAATTTGCTGCGCACCACTCGTCGAAGGGAAACGACTTTGGTTTGTTACCAGTCGCGGCGAAGTACTTTGCCTCGACACCGAAGGATTCTACGACGATGAAAACGATGGCCCATTCAAGGAAGAATCGGCGACTAGCAAAGAAGACGCTGACATCATTTGGTCATTCAATATGATGAAGGATCTGGGTGTCTCGCAACACAACATGTGCAGCTGCTCAGTAACAAGCTGGGGCGACTACCTCTTAGTCAACACTTCCAATGGACTCGACGAGTCCCATATCAACTTGCCCGCACCTGAAGCACCCAGCTTTATCTGCATGAACAAGAATACGGGGGAAGTCTATTGGACCGACAACTCGCCCGGCGAAAACATCCTGCACGGACAATGGTCTTCACCTGCGGTTGGGGAATTGGGTGGTGTCCCGCAGGTCATCTTTGCTGGTGGCGACGGCTGGGTGTACAGTTTCAAAGTAAGCAAAGGGAAAGATGGCAAGGGAGAACTGCTGTGGAAATTCGATGCCAATCCCAAGGATTCCAAATGGATCTTGGGAGGTCGTGGCACACGCAACAACATTATTGCCACACCGGTGATCTACGACGGTCGCGTCTATGTTGCCGTTGGACAAGACCCTGAACATGGAGAAGGAATTGGCCATCTCTGGTGCATTGATCCCACCAAGCGAGGTGATGTCAGTCCTGAACTTGCCGTGAATGTGGCCGACCGCAGCAAGTCGATCGAACATCGACGTATTCAAGCCGTGATCGAAGAAGAAGGCGACGTGGTCGTGGACAACCCAAATTCTGCCGTGATTTGGCACTACGACCGATTCGACCAAAACGGCGATGGCGAGATCGAATTCGAAGAAACAATGCACCGTAGTTGCGGAACAGTTGCCATCAAAGACAACCTGCTCTATATCGCAGATTTCAGTGGGCTCTTTCACTGTCTGGACGCAAAAACGGGGAAAATCCACTGGACCTACGATATGTTGGCCGCTGCCTGGGGCTCCCCGCTTATCGTCGAAGATCACGTTTACATTGGCGACGAAGATGGCGATGTGTGCATCTTTGACCTGACTTCTGAGCCCCATGAGCCGATCGCCGAAATCAATATGGGTAATTCCGTCTATAGCACCCCAATCGTCGCCAACAACGTGCTGTTCATCGCCAACAAGACTCACCTGTTCGCGATCGAGCCATCCAAGAAAGATGAAGAGGCTTCGAACTAA